ATTATGAGATCTGGAAAATGGATGTCAAGACCACTTTTCTAAATGGAAGTCTTGATGAGTGCATCTATATGAGTATCTAAGCAGGAACCTTAATGCACTGAAAGAGGAGAAGTACTTCAAATTCCATCCAAATTGTTCCAAACTTAGCATCACTCATCTGTGCTTTGCAGATGACCTCTTAATGTTTGCTAAGGGGGAAATAATTTCAATGCAGCTGCTACAGGAAAAATTCAAGATATTCAGAAAAGCTTCAGGGCTAATAGCAAATCAATCCAAGAGTGCAATATATTATGGAGGAGTTGCAGAGGTACACAAGTAGGAAATTCAACATGTCCTAGGTTACAAGGAAGGAGAACTACCATTCAAGTATTTAGGGATTCCATTAGCCACTAGAAAACTAAAACTGGTGGAATGACAACCTCTAATCAACAAGATcacaacaagaatatcatcatGGACTGCAAAGAAATTATCATACGCAGGGAGAGTACAGTTGGTGAAATCAGTATTGTTTGGCATCCAATCATATTGCGCACAATTATTCATTATTCCAGCTAAGGTGATGAAAGCAATTGAAGGATATTGTAGAAGTTACATCTGGTCAGGAACCAATGAAATCACCAAGAAATCATTGGTAGCTTGGAGCAAGATATGTTTGCCTAAAACAGCAGGAGGTCTGAATCTCACTAACCTCAGATTGTGGAACAAAGTTGCCATAATTAGAACTTGCTGGGAtttgaagaacaaaaaagaaattcTATGGATTAAATGGATCCATGAATACTACATAAAATCTCAAACACTGGAGAGTATGACTATCCCTCTACAAGCTAGTTGGATGGTCAAGAAGATACTCAAGGCAAGAGAGAATCTAGGATATGTACAACCAGAAGATATGAAGAATAAAAGTATGATCAGGAATATCTATCTGAAAATGGTTGGGGAGCTGCCTAAAGTAACATGGAAAAATATCATGTGTAACAATGAAGCAAGACCAAAGGCAAGGTTTATCACTTGGTTGCAGCAGCAAAACAGATTACTAACAGCTACAAGATTAGAAAAATGGGGAATTCAAGTGGATAGTCGATGTGTCATGTGCAAAACAGTAGCAGAAACAAGAGATCATTTATTTGTTAAATGCCCAATAAGAAGATATATATGGCAGAAGATTATGCAATGGATACAGATCACCTGGAGAAATTTGAATACATGGAACCAAATGCAACACTGGATAGAACAGAACACCAAAGGGAAGTCTGCCAAATCAAGAATAGTAAAGATGATATACACAGAATATGTGTATGCAATCTGGATGGAAAGGAACAAAAGGATTTTTGAGCAAAAGGAGACTATAGAGGACACAGTGGCTAGAGAGATTGCATATATTTGTCATGTTCGAGCTAGTAGTACTAATAAGAGGATGTTGCAACACTGTAAATTTCCTAGGTAGTTAGAACTAATAGTAAGATGTGTAAGTAGGAGGATATACAGAGAGATAAATGCTTAGAGAAAAATCAGACTGAGTATAAAGTTTGATCGATTTGTAAATACTTTTGGTTATTAATGAAAactttaattaccaaaaaaaaactctttgtgtctcaaagaaatttGTGACTATACGAACATCATACTTGCGATTTTGCAAGAAATAGCTCAAGGGCCAAAACGCGAATACAcctcgaatactcggggactgtcatcgacagTCAATGCATTCGAGTCATCTAAActcgaattcataagacctcaaagaggcatcccctcgacataaaggccaaggccatcatactcggggactaaccttTTAAACAAGTTCGAAGGGTTATCGGGAAACAAGCCCAAGAgacatacccgaaggctacgaccatattaaagGCTACAGCCATATTAAAGGCTACGACCGAAATaatgcggctcggagacgtccgacttcCTCTATAAGTTAAAGGCCTACAAATACTTTGAGAAACCGGCTAAACTAGGCTACCTTCGGCAAAAGCAAAAAGGGCTCGAATAATTTAAAGACTACGATAATATCAGCTTTCGAAAAAAGCCTCAAGAGGTATTCAATTATCGTAACACGAGCTGATTGTAAATGAGGTTCCGATCGATCGAACCTTCGAAAaacccaacgggtacaaaaaacacatgctaagccataaagaaattttcactaagtcttttaacCGAATAGAGGGAAAAATTATAGCCGTCTTAGAGGCCGAATTGGCCCAACTCAAAGAGCCTAAGAGCCgacctaaaagagcctaagggctaataTAAAAGAGTCTAAGGGCCGAAGCATGCGGAGTTCGAGACTTTACTCTCACTCAATTCGGACTCAAGAGCCTCGTCATCCCGAGCTCACATTAAATCAACTTAAACATAGCTAGAGGGTTAACAAAAGCCTTAAGAGGTATTATACTAATAGTTCGAAGATCGCCCATTGATTACAAAAAAACTAAGGGTTGTTATATTCAGAATCCGAGCTGATGTTCACTTGATCATTGAAGTTATCAAAATTTGTAACAAAATGAAGACAAAGAAGAATTTTATACAAATCGGAGATAAAGCAAGAAGAAAGGGAATTCCTTATATTCACATAGAGTATTTACAACGCCCGCAAAGGGCCatacacaaaaacaaaacaaaggaaCCTAATCTACTTCGGGGCCACATCCCCGGGAACTACATCTCTGGAAGCCACATCCTCGGGAGCCGTATCTTCGGGAATCTCCTCCTTGGGGAATTCGTCCTCATCTCCCCCGCTCTCGAAGCCACTAGCGAAATCCTCGTTATCGGAGAGTAAAGCGGCAGCCTCTTCCTCCAAAGTTTTTGCTTTTTCAATATCAGTAGAGAGGTCGAAGCCACGAGCGTGCACCTCCTCGAGAGTTTCTCTCCGAAACGGTTGCCTGGCATGGTCGAGGGCACATGATAACTTAACTTCAGCCGCACTGGAGATCTCTTGTGCCCGAGTGTTAGTAGCTTCAACATCAGCTCGGTATGAGGACACAAATGCCTTTGCCTCAGATTTAGCCTTCGCAAGCTCAACGGCTAATTTAACTTCGAGCTCCTCAACTTTGCAGCTCCGGGCCAAGCTTTCCTCCTTTGCATTTTGAAGCTGGCGTTCGATTGAAGTTAGTTGTTCCCGAAGCGTATCTTTCTCTGAGGCGAGACTGTCTGTGTGTTGCTTCCACCCTAGGGTCTCGGCCTCTTTCATGTTGAGCTCTTCTCAAAGCTGCTCCACCAGCTCGCCCTTCTGCTGGGCCTGCAAAGTTGAAGTGTTAGTCACCTAATCGGATAAATGCATAGCAAATCCTCAAAGGCCATATTACCTTTTCAATAAGCTCGGTTTGGTCTTGACGAGCCTTCGCCAGTTTGGCTCGAAGATCGctgattgtaagcacgtgatttttgcccaatgaaagaattactcccaaaaaatccaaaataaaataattttcctttgtgtgcaattttagaatttttgtggcatttttgataattatttgtatttatgtctgtgcgtgtttattggttaaattaataaaaaattacaaaaatatgtcgcatttgcatttagtatttatttaagtttgttttacaaaatcataaaaataatgtacgttgcatttttagcatttaacgtctaaattgtgtgatttttatagttaattgctatttaaatgtgcgataattgttatttggacagatttttgaagttataacagattttgaatcagggcagtaacagtagttttaggggtaatacgggaattaaccaattgcagattatttaattatggtgggggGCAAGACgtaatgataaaagcaaaaaggaaaaggtggataatgatgtcttcttttcaaaaagagggaacaagggggcccactttgactacttttcaaaaagagggaacatagGGGCCtactttgactacttttcaaaaagagggaacacgggggcccacgttgactacttttactaaagtaaaagtgtgggtaataataaaagttaaaggggAAAGAGGTAAAAGGGGGTCTTGCTTTGTATATAAGGGGGGATGATGAGATTGAAAAGAGAGGAGAGTTTTGGAAGAGAATTGAGAGAtagaaattgaaaaacaaaaggAGAGAATAAGAACTGAAAAAAGATCTTCTACTTTCCTTCATTgtatgaaatcagcattaattgctATTGTTTCATCGAAGCTTGAAACTTCTTTCTTGGTTGTAGTCTCTTGGGTTTTCTGCTATTtctactgttactggtctattcctgtgttgctggactgtcgttgcTGTGCTGCATTGTTACTACTACTGCTGCTTCTCATCTTTATCTTCTcttgtttccaataccaggtacacgactgtaatactagctattgcaagttAAAACTGTGGCAGCATGAATACACatgaagaatggaattttgaagttttaatttcgctttttctttcttccttttattgattgtatttaggttatttcatgtattactgaataataattggaataagagaaaataacataagttagtctttaatgaatcggctcggcaaaacgggttaattcgctagttatgaaggttttaagattatcaacagtaggttaatcgtaaacaagtagctaaatttagctaaggcatgaatttgaactaaatttcatgaattaggcattaaggcatgatttgagttcaaacaagattagaagaacgtttaagtttaataaactttctaataaggtttagtaattatggttaaatctagtttcaaatggttatgaataattaatctcaataattttttataacaatgcgagttttaatctagctatatttgattcttttgaatattagttgtcgaattttatttttaataatttcgatttttttttttgtaaaattccttttcatcaatatttgtattaatctagcaattagtatgccatgctttcttaaataaataaaaaggctcgtaattaattaggattttctttctttattttagagactaattttaatagaaaaaatgt
The nucleotide sequence above comes from Nicotiana tabacum cultivar K326 chromosome 12, ASM71507v2, whole genome shotgun sequence. Encoded proteins:
- the LOC142167460 gene encoding uncharacterized protein LOC142167460; the protein is MESMYSNQVWDLVEPSTGLKPIGCRWIYKNKREVDGKVQTFKARLVAKGFTQKEGIDYEETFSPVAMLKSIRILLSIVAHYNYEIWKMDVKTTFLNGSLDECIYMNDLLMFAKGEIISMQLLQEKFKIFRKASGLIANQSKSAIYYGGVAEITTRISSWTAKKLSYAGRVQLVKSVLFGIQSYCAQLFIIPAKVMKAIEGYCRSYIWSGTNEITKKSLVAWSKICLPKTAGGLNLTNLRLWNKVAIIRTCWDLKNKKEILWIKWIHEYYIKSQTLESMTIPLQASWMVKKILKARENLGYVQPEDMKNKSMIRNIYLKMVGELPKVTWKNIMCNNEARPKARFITWLQQQNRLLTATRLEKWGIQVDSRCVMCKTVAETRDHLFVKCPIRRYIWQKIMQWIQITWRNLNTWNQMQHWIEQNTKGKSAKSRIVKMIYTEYVYAIWMERNKRIFEQKETIEDTVAREIAYICHVRASSTNKRMLQHCKFPR